The proteins below come from a single Afipia felis ATCC 53690 genomic window:
- a CDS encoding tetratricopeptide repeat protein, producing the protein MIVAPVASSAFAETAPTIDNGLSAYPTARDLQGLSPAGSYLAARHASADRDAGVAASFYRAALRVDPKNPDLLDRAFISSVADGEMDEAVKLAGKILAIDKTNRVARLVEGVHALKLKRYSAAQQNFNQSVRGPITDLVATLLASYAMQGAGNTSAALANIDKLTGPEWYPIFKNLHAGLIDELANRQKDAGARFEAAYKLDDTALRIVDAYGRWLSRNKKEAEAAQVFETFDKKVPRHPLIVDAMKDLKAGKKLPPQIDTPQSGAAEALYGIGSSLTRRGGEDLALVYLQLALYLHPNHPLALLSLADLYESVKKPQFAIKVYERMPANSPLRRNAQIQMATDLDAVDRTDEALAILKSVTAEDPQDTEALMALGNIERARKKFADCSGTYSKAIDASDASKPNWVLYYFRGICEERSKNWPKAEADLKKALELQPEQAHVLNYLGYSWIDRGTNLPEGMAMIRRAVDQRPDDGYIVDSLGWAYFRIGDYANAVKTLERAIDLKPEDPTINDHLGDAYWRVGRTLEAKYQWAHARDLKPEAEELPKIEAKIANGLPDLPTGPAAASNASDNDKKKDDKGG; encoded by the coding sequence ATGATCGTCGCGCCGGTTGCGTCATCCGCCTTCGCTGAAACCGCGCCCACGATCGATAACGGTTTGTCCGCTTATCCGACTGCGCGCGACCTGCAGGGCTTGAGCCCGGCAGGCAGCTATCTTGCCGCGCGTCATGCCAGCGCTGATCGCGATGCCGGCGTTGCCGCATCGTTCTATCGTGCCGCGCTTCGCGTCGATCCGAAGAACCCTGATCTTCTCGACCGCGCCTTCATTTCCTCCGTCGCCGACGGCGAGATGGACGAAGCGGTGAAGCTCGCGGGCAAGATTCTCGCGATCGACAAGACCAACCGCGTGGCGCGGCTGGTCGAAGGCGTTCATGCGCTCAAGCTGAAGCGCTATTCGGCGGCCCAGCAGAACTTCAATCAGTCGGTGCGCGGCCCGATCACCGATCTCGTCGCGACGCTGCTGGCGAGCTACGCGATGCAGGGTGCAGGCAACACCTCCGCCGCGCTTGCCAACATCGACAAGCTCACGGGTCCGGAGTGGTATCCGATCTTCAAGAATCTCCATGCGGGGTTGATTGACGAACTCGCCAACCGGCAGAAGGATGCGGGCGCCCGCTTCGAGGCGGCCTACAAGCTCGACGACACTGCGTTGCGGATCGTCGACGCCTACGGTCGCTGGCTGTCGCGCAACAAGAAGGAAGCCGAGGCGGCGCAGGTGTTCGAGACCTTCGACAAGAAGGTGCCGCGCCATCCGCTGATCGTCGACGCGATGAAAGATCTGAAGGCCGGGAAGAAGCTGCCGCCGCAGATCGATACGCCGCAGTCGGGCGCTGCCGAAGCATTGTATGGTATTGGCTCCTCGCTCACGCGCCGCGGCGGCGAAGACCTTGCGCTGGTTTACCTGCAGCTTGCGCTGTATCTGCACCCGAACCATCCGCTCGCGCTGCTGTCGCTCGCCGATCTCTATGAGTCGGTGAAGAAGCCGCAGTTTGCGATCAAGGTCTACGAGCGCATGCCGGCCAATTCGCCGCTGAGGCGCAACGCGCAGATTCAGATGGCGACCGATCTCGATGCGGTGGATCGCACCGACGAGGCGCTGGCGATTCTGAAGTCGGTGACTGCGGAGGATCCGCAGGATACCGAGGCGCTGATGGCGCTCGGCAACATCGAGCGAGCGCGCAAGAAGTTCGCTGATTGCAGCGGTACTTATTCCAAGGCGATCGATGCCTCCGACGCATCGAAGCCGAACTGGGTTCTGTATTATTTCCGCGGCATCTGCGAGGAGCGCTCGAAGAACTGGCCGAAAGCGGAAGCCGATCTGAAGAAAGCGCTGGAGCTTCAGCCCGAGCAGGCCCATGTGCTGAACTATCTTGGCTATTCATGGATTGATCGCGGCACCAATCTGCCCGAGGGCATGGCGATGATTCGCCGTGCGGTCGATCAGCGTCCCGACGACGGCTACATCGTGGATTCACTCGGCTGGGCGTACTTCCGCATCGGCGACTACGCCAACGCCGTGAAGACGCTTGAGCGCGCCATCGATCTCAAGCCGGAAGATCCGACCATCAACGACCATCTCGGCGATGCCTATTGGCGTGTCGGCCGGACGCTGGAGGCGAAATATCAGTGGGCGCATGCGCGGGACCTCAAGCCCGAGGCCGAGGAACTGCCGAAGATCGAGGCGAAGATCGCCAATGGTCT
- a CDS encoding sulfite exporter TauE/SafE family protein has protein sequence MHDVTSFGLTALILFGAYTLFGITGFGQSMIAMPFLAMVASLRFFVPLVALLDAVFVVWNAAKFRQHANYPELIALLPTTILGMIGGATMLLLLPERILLLTLGVLITAYGIYRLLAKQQTGKLNKFVAVPLGLLAGALTATFGTGGPIYVAYLSGRIFDKSELRATILGLLLLTTLLRLGIFAVGGLYNNSHIWLWAAMLLSVAFLGVKLGHYLHDRLKSESLLTLVYLTLVLSGLLLIIKNF, from the coding sequence ATGCATGACGTGACTTCCTTCGGGCTCACCGCCCTGATCCTGTTCGGCGCCTATACGCTGTTCGGCATTACCGGTTTCGGCCAGAGCATGATCGCGATGCCGTTTCTGGCGATGGTCGCCTCGCTGCGGTTCTTCGTGCCGCTGGTGGCTTTGCTCGACGCGGTGTTCGTGGTCTGGAACGCGGCCAAGTTCCGTCAGCATGCCAACTACCCGGAACTGATCGCGCTGTTGCCGACCACCATCCTCGGCATGATCGGCGGCGCGACCATGCTGCTGCTTCTTCCCGAGCGGATTCTACTGCTCACGCTCGGCGTGCTCATCACCGCTTACGGCATCTATCGTTTGCTGGCGAAGCAGCAGACCGGGAAGCTGAACAAGTTCGTCGCGGTGCCGCTCGGTCTTCTGGCAGGAGCGCTGACGGCGACCTTCGGGACCGGCGGTCCGATCTATGTCGCCTATCTCTCCGGCCGCATCTTCGACAAGAGCGAGTTGCGCGCGACTATCCTCGGTTTGCTGCTGCTGACGACGCTGCTGCGTCTCGGCATTTTCGCCGTTGGCGGATTGTACAACAACAGCCATATCTGGCTGTGGGCGGCCATGCTGTTGTCGGTTGCCTTCCTTGGCGTGAAGCTCGGCCATTATCTTCACGACAGATTGAAGAGCGAGAGTCTGCTCACTCTTGTCTACCTGACCCTGGTGTTGTCCGGGCTGCTGCTCATCATCAAGAACTTCTGA